The Megalops cyprinoides isolate fMegCyp1 chromosome 11, fMegCyp1.pri, whole genome shotgun sequence genomic sequence gaggggtggagcgCGACTCGCTGTCCTCCTGGGCGCTGGAGGTGTCTGCCCCGTCCTTCTCCTCGGGGATGTTGGGGATGGTGCCGCTGCTGCTGTCCAGGATGTTCCTGAGGGCGGGGTCCTCGGGGGTGCAGGCGGCCGTGGTGCCGCTCTCGCTGCTGCTCAGGTCCGGGTCCTCGGCGTACAGCACCTTGCTGTGCGGCATGTTCCTGACGAAGGTCTTCTCGCGGTCCAGCTTCCTGCCCGGCTGGTGCTCGTTCATGTCCACCCCGGAGTCCAGGCTGGTGTCGTTGCTGTCGGTTGGCCTGGTCTTCTTCTGCAGGTCGATGATGGAGTGGCGCACCTGGGCAGCGGGCTTGCCCTCCAGCGAGACGAACCACGCCCGCGGGTGGGGCGAGGGCTTGCCCTTGGACAGCTCCAGAAGGGTCTGCTCGGAAATGCCCTGCAGCTCGCTGCAGAAGGGTCCCATTCCCACGGCCTCGTTCAGGGTGCCCGGGACCGACACCGACTCCAGCAGGCTGCTGTACCGGCCCCAGGtccccgggttcgaggccgaGCTCTGGGGCCCCTCCAGGacctgctgctcctccctgtcctgctgctgcagcagagggaTCTTGGGCAGCGTCTGAGTGAAGCTGTCCTTGCTCACGGGCTCCATCAGCGTGTCGTACAGCTGGCCCTTCCTGGGCAGGGTGGCGGACTTGCTGCCTGCCAGCTGCTCTGGGGAGTGGAAGAGCTCGGGCGCCTGGAGGATGGCCACCGGCTGGTTGTAGATGTGGACCAGCCTGTCCGGAAAGAACACGTTCTCACCCAGGCCCAGGTGCATCTTCTGCTCCACCATCTCCCTCGGCCTCACCACCTCGCTGCTGTTGACGTACAGGGGAGGCTGCGGGGGCCTGGTGCATTCTGGGCCGGCGGGCCCCACGTTCTCGTACAGCTTGCTGGACGAGGGCCCGACGTCCTCCACGTAGATGTTGAAGTTGCCTTTGTGCCTGGAGGTGACCGGGTCGTCCCTTTGGGCCCCGTTTTTGGAGGCCAGAGGATAAGACCTTGCGTCCTCGCGGTGAAAGGAATCCTTGAAGGATGAGGCACTGTGCCCGTTGTTGTTGGTGGAGGTGGTCTGGTCCTTCTTCAAAACCACCATTTTAGTAGAGCTCACCCTCTTTTTCTCCGGCTCACAAATGCAGcctctggagaaaaaaaaaagaagccaacTTTCAGCTTTTTTGTAATATAGGAGACCATCCAGACCCTGGCATTCTGTGACTAACCTGCTCTGCTTCACTTTGAATAAGAAACATTCATTCCATCATCACAATAATCCTCATCAGTCAGCAAAGCAGAATCACAGGAGAATGTGCACAAATAATCACTCATGTGAGTCACAGCAAAAGCTTGACAAAATGCCAGTTTATGAGGTTGGGAGACAGACATTTTGTCCAAAAAACTGACATTTAGGTTAACATTTTATCAGACATCAACATCCATGCTTCTACGAACATCAACATAGTAAGAATAATACTGCAAAACACAGGCAACACTGGTGTACTGATGTTTagtaaaatgaaacataacaCCTTACCTACAGTAACACAAGAGCACAGCTAAAAATCCAATAACAATGACTAGAGTTCCTCCCAGGATAGCCATGAGAAGGTACGTATGGTATGAGATGAAGTCCATAGTGGTGGCATGTCCCATATAACCTAGATTTGCACAAACAGAAATCTGGTTACAGGTCTGGAATTGTGCGCTTttgcattaaaagaaaaaaaaaggaaaaaagaatcatCCACTATGACTCATGTCATGGTGTTTAATAAACAGGTTTAAGATTTTCAGGCACAAAGTGAAGTCTGGAGTTCTGCATACTCTTTTTCGTGTGGAAGAGGTGAGCCATACCTCTGGCTGAGGGTAACGGTGCTGCGATCCAGTAGCCCATGTGAGGAGCCACGTAGCTCCAGACCAGGTGATCGTCCTCCATCCTCACTATTCCCAAGCCTCGGTTCACCCAGGCACCTGACAGGAAGCCAAGGACCAAACAGGCACTCTTCAACGGCTGCGAGTCCATGGAAGCGACTACTCTGCTGGTCTTTTACTGCCCTCCCAGTGAACATAATGCACTTCTGCAAGAGCTGCTTGGTCAAACAGCGACTGAGTGATTCAGGGACGCTATCATGTTAGGGATGGACTGCAGCCAAAATCAAGGCTGGTCATGACCGATGGAAATCTTTATAGTGATTTCACAGCATgattaaaaatgctgaaatacattGTATATTATACTACTTGATTTACACTATTCTATTTGAGCAGATAAGGGAGAGCCCTGTTTTAATATGTCAGAACTGTGAATTAGGATTACATATCCCTATCTACAGGTCCATAAACCATctgcactgaaaaaatacatctgtGAGACAATAGACAATAGACATAATACAATCCTATTATGAaattattaacaaaacaaactggAGAGTCTGAAGTATGTCCATATGTAAAAATCTTTGAAGTTAGTAAGAGGTGTGCTTTGTAACAATGGGATGAAAACAACTAAATCAAAAGCCTTCTTTTTGGCTGTACAAACCCAAAATGCACTGAGCCATTACAACAGCCACGCCTGATGGTTGTTGGAACTCTTTCACCGGACGGTAAGCTGTACTGACCTGTGCTCTCTGATGCTCTACCTGGCCCTGGAGGTCGTGCACCCACCTGTCTTCATGTCAAAGGTCCAGGCGGGTACGGCGTCCGATGCCCGCAGAGGGGTGCTGTCCGGCAGGGGCAGGGTGACCTGGATGGGCCCGGTCACCTGGATCTCCTTCCCATCCGAAACGAGCTGCACACTAACCGCTGCCACCGGCATCAGCTCAATGCTCCTGTAGCCTGGCAACACCGCGCAGACAGTACAGATGAGGAGCACTGATGGGGAAACACCATGCTGTCCAGTTACAGCCATCCGCTGCAGGACCAACAGCTTTAGCATTCATTTATACCCACTACAATCTCTCTGCTGAATTCTGGATTATGGCAATAATACCTCAAAATTTCTTATTCAGCACTACTACAattcatatgtatatttgtatttgatgtCATGTGCATTGCTTGTTTATCTGGCGGCAGAACAAGTTTTTCCTTGTGGGGTaataaagatgatgatgatggtgtcaccatcatcatcatcatcatcataatcataatcagaCATCCAACAAATCCCTGAGCTCTTTAGGACAGGTCACGGGGCTTCTCTCTGACATTGGAGGTCTCTGAGGAGGACCATATGCCAGGTTGTCACATTCAgaccccctctctgtctcctgtctctgctcACCTGCCTTGTTGATGAGGATGCCTACGGTGTAGAGGAAGCAGTCCTTCTCAGAGGGCAGAGACGGCACGGTCAGGTAGGCCGTCACCGACGAGATGTTGCTGTTGTCCGGCAGCTTCAGGAGGCTCTTAGGAAACTGCACACTGGGCTGGGACGAAGCATCTGGAAGTGTGATGAGAGAAAGTGTAACACAAGCTCTCATCCGTACGTCACCGCTAACAGCAGGAGAGGGGCCTCGGTGAGACTAACGGCCTTGCACTCACGATGAGAAGCAGGAAGACTTCTTTTGCAGTATGTACATACCTGATATTTTTCCGGTGATCAACACAGAATCCTCAAACAGCCAGATGTTGCCTTGGTTTTGTGGGAACAGCGACAGGGTCACGGAGGAAAATACtgtaatacaaatgaaaaatcgAAAAGACTCAAAGATCTATAAACACACAGTGTGACTGCCTCTGTTGCTGTGCACATGCCCTGGGATGGACACCCACAGGGCtgaagggcagcagtgtagcacagtggtaaggagaagggcttgtaactgaaaggttgccagttgcctgaggcactgctgctgtacccttgggcaaggtgcttaacccacaactgcctcagtaaataaccagtatacagtataacattgtaaataaaactaactgatgtaagtatctctggataagagtgcctgatAAATGCCAGTGTAATGTAGTTAATGGCATGCAGTTGGAGCCACGTCTGAGGACGCACTTGCACAGAgacaccactagatggcagtggTGTTGCAGCAGGCTTGTGAAGCACTGAGTCTCACATGATGCCGGGGAAGGGAGGTGCCgcctgtgtgctgtgaggagTGAACCACCATCCCTCAGCATGTCAGCTAAACAAAGGGACcgagcacccccaccccctccctgcgaacacacacacacccgctgCCGCAGGCGGGGTAGGCCAGGGTAAACACAGAATACAGCACAGGCTATTTGATTTTGGCAAGATGTTAGGTTTGATAAGAGATCTTGTGGGAGAATGACAACATCCAGATCTCCTCCCTCGAATTGTTATTTTAAGAAACACATTTGGCATAAAAAATGCACTGGAGTCTCCTGCTCCTAGATTTCTCCATTATtagtaatattattataaatattcttattaatatttattttacttattctttttttaaccaagtAAACCTCACTGAAATCTCTTTCACAAGGCAGACctgacaaaaaacacattcatacacgGTTACAAAAGACGATGTAATATGATACATGCACAAAGGACAGTATGACAGCACGTATTTTTTTAAGAGATCAATAGAACAGTGTGAATTGTGGACTTCTGATAGCTAGCATCAGAGCAGTTCATTTTCATAAGTAGCATTTACATGATTCTTAAGGCAGCGAAGCTCTGCTATACTGACCACTGATTCCGAATTCTGTATGCGCTCAGGTGTTCTGCCATGGGCCTTGCTGCGCTGCCTGTCACTCTGTGAATCGGCTGCCCCCGAGACGCTGTCATATCTACTGCAGATCACATGGTGGTCGGTGCTATGGGGctgcttaggggtgcactgcacccccagacggacctcagtgcacccccagatggacctcagtgcacccccagttatctccttatatcctgatgtctacatgaTATTTATTATCTTTAAAGATATGATGTCTTGTGCCCCCCGGTGGATTGCACCCCTGTGTATTTTATACTGGCGCCGAGCCTGGGTCGCACTCACTTGGCATTTTGGTGGTCTTCCAGGGCAGAGGTGTGAGTATGTAGCCGTCCGTGCTGGCCACGATGGTGAGGGTGAGACCCAGTCTGTACGGGACGCTGAGCAGGACTGACCCATCCTCCTCCGTCAGCGCAGAGTTGGTCTGGGTGTAATTCACAAACACCTCCACCGACGCCCGGCTCAGGTACTGGCGGCTGGCGATATCCTTCACCCGGACTTTCAGCGTGAAGACGGATGCTGGAAAAGGCACACAATGCAGACAGGAGGTCAGAATTTCAGTGTGGATCATTAGAGGAAATCACTGGGATAAAGTATTCATGCAAAGGCAAAAACAGACGTGTAGCATCCATCTAAAGATCAGCTGCCTGATTTTCCCTCCCTGCTAACTTCATTCCAAAAATATCCTAGTGGTCATATTTCTATCTTTTGTCATGGGGGAAGACATCACTGCTGTATTAATTTATCATACCAGAGATGCCAGACTGTGTAAGTGTAAATGCAAAGAGAAACTGCCAGGCAGTGTATTCATCCTCTGAGCTCTGCTGGTCTTTGAGACGCTCTGGCCTGCTGCAGAGCAGACAGTGTGAGGAGACCTCAGGAGATGCTGATTATTCATGAAGGAATAAAAGCATCCATCCCGAGCCTCAGCTCTGCAGCCACAGGCTCCACTGATGCCGGCTCTGACATCACAAAGGAATTCCTCTCCGCCTCTTAGAACGGACGTCCACATTCCAGACGTCTGGGCCAAAAGCggacagcaggcaggaaacgGTTAATGGCTTGCATTGTTTACGCTGAAGGTGTCGTTTCTGCCAGGAAAATTCTGGGAAGTCAGATTAAAAGATACTGGCGGGATTTGGGGTGCAGACTTTGCATCTATTACGTCCATTGCATGGGCCAAGCGCAGGGGAGTGTCACCACGATGCGATGGTCACGTGATACCGTGGCCGTGACTGAAATGCTGACCTGGCTGGTCTggactgcaggagagagagccacaTCACCAATGTGCCCAACAGAATGAGCTATTGCCAATGTCACCTTACTGGACGCGTACAGAGAGTACAACAGGTACCAAGTGCCAAGTGCACTCTTCCGAAGGAGACGTGCCAAGATTAAGGCAGCACTTACAATGAAAGGAGAGAAGTATTTATGTCCAGGTGTAATTCATCAACAATGTCCCCTGATGCTCTTAGTGAAATGGCTCCTTCAGGCCAAATCATCTTTTAGTGATGAGGAGATTTGAGATGTTTAACGCTGATGGATATTTGTGACTCTGGCAATATGACAACGATCGATATTTGATGGCTTTTTAAGGATTTATTTTAATCAGCATCTTGGATATTCATTACACATTCATTTAGGCTTGTTCACCTGGAGTAAGAACAATCAGGAAAAATGACTTATTAATTCACTGTTACTGAATACATGGTTgttgaatgatgaaaaaatgaaacttaaAAGAGCTCACCCACAGGATATTTATAAAGCAGGCATATTGAtgtttaatttacataattaactgttaatgaaaaatggaaaaaatccCCTGCCACTTGATGCTACATATAAAGTAAACTACcaattaatgaaaaattcaaacaaccataattcattttcagtttgtatatgttagaaaaaaagtcaaagtggtgttgtgaagttttttttaaatctatttttggtatccataaaatataaattaatgtgCAGAAAGCCACTTTGGGAAGCATATGAATTCAGAGTGCAGCTTTAAACTGCAATGAACAAGGGGAATGTGAAAGCATACATTATCATCAATTTCCATTAAAACAgggaagcacacacacacacacacacaagcatgtgcacACCCATACTTTTCAAGTGGCTACACTACACTATAACGTAGACAGAGATGGAAACACTGCAGTGAGATCAATGTTGTACACAGCAGGTGTAGTAATGAACAGGGGCCAGCTTTGCTCATGGGGGTTCAAGTTCATACTG encodes the following:
- the LOC118785932 gene encoding protein FAM171B, which encodes MRRIRWDSMLQAPFYFCSYVSVALLSFAMSELPGYLLLSALLIFSEDALTTRVRGAWTAAGPAALANDNVNLIVDEASAGQQRLQEVQHQLHKAPASASAASVFTLKVRVKDIASRQYLSRASVEVFVNYTQTNSALTEEDGSVLLSVPYRLGLTLTIVASTDGYILTPLPWKTTKMPIFSSVTLSLFPQNQGNIWLFEDSVLITGKISDASSQPSVQFPKSLLKLPDNSNISSVTAYLTVPSLPSEKDCFLYTVGILINKAGYRSIELMPVAAVSVQLVSDGKEIQVTGPIQVTLPLPDSTPLRASDAVPAWTFDMKTGAWVNRGLGIVRMEDDHLVWSYVAPHMGYWIAAPLPSARGYMGHATTMDFISYHTYLLMAILGGTLVIVIGFLAVLLCYCRGCICEPEKKRVSSTKMVVLKKDQTTSTNNNGHSASSFKDSFHREDARSYPLASKNGAQRDDPVTSRHKGNFNIYVEDVGPSSSKLYENVGPAGPECTRPPQPPLYVNSSEVVRPREMVEQKMHLGLGENVFFPDRLVHIYNQPVAILQAPELFHSPEQLAGSKSATLPRKGQLYDTLMEPVSKDSFTQTLPKIPLLQQQDREEQQVLEGPQSSASNPGTWGRYSSLLESVSVPGTLNEAVGMGPFCSELQGISEQTLLELSKGKPSPHPRAWFVSLEGKPAAQVRHSIIDLQKKTRPTDSNDTSLDSGVDMNEHQPGRKLDREKTFVRNMPHSKVLYAEDPDLSSSESGTTAACTPEDPALRNILDSSSGTIPNIPEEKDGADTSSAQEDSESRSTPPPRRLRKVRDKSKAEKQKSTWHLREERPLMKLN